A part of Cannabis sativa cultivar Pink pepper isolate KNU-18-1 chromosome 6, ASM2916894v1, whole genome shotgun sequence genomic DNA contains:
- the LOC115699951 gene encoding uncharacterized protein LOC115699951, which yields MNLVSWNARGLGNPSAFRFLRLLISEQAPCVLFLMETKLQAGSINKFRNSLHFPNGIEVPRTGLGGGLMLILKSKADVVINNFSPNHIDCFIEYQDLSSFHFTGFYGHPNSSQRVLTWTLLRRCYDIAPTHPWLVLGDFNEILTHEDKVGGPPRNNGQIQAFQTTIDYCHLAAAAYEGELITWTNKSQGLGNVKERLDYGFFNDFWSESSEKPIIQHLNFYHSNHRALKLMVSMAGVQQIEPSYKSQFRFEKIWLNNQDCLDIIFKNWVSNTLNAISQTMSNLQSCATHLQSWHHHKYGNMKQDIKEAHKHVEGL from the coding sequence ATGAATCTCGTAAGTTGGAATGCGAGGGGCTTAGGGAACCCCTCAGCATTCAGATTTTTACGCTTGCTTATCTCTGAGCAAGCTCCCTGTGTGCTTTTTCTTATGGAAACAAAATTGCAAGCTGGTAGTATTAATAAGTTTCGTAATAGTTTACATTTTCCCAATGGCATTGAGGTTCCTCGTACGGGACTTGGAGGTGGTCTTATGCTAATTTTGAAATCAAAGGCCGATGTGgtcattaataatttttctcctAATCACATTGACTGTTTCATTGAATACCAAGATCTGTCTTCCTTTCATTTTACTGGGTTTTATGGTCATCCCAACAGTAGTCAACGAGTTCTCACTTGGACACTCCTTAGAAGATGTTATGACATTGCTCCTACTCATCCATGGCTGGTTTTGGGTGACTTTAATGAGATCCTAACTCATGAAGATAAAGTTGGTGGTCCTCCCCGTAATAATGGTCAAATTCAAGCCTTCCAAACAACTATTGACTACTGTCATTTAGCAGCAGCTGCTTATGAAGGTGAACTCATTACTTGGACTAACAAAAGTCAAGGACTTGGTAACGTTAAGGAGAGGCTTGATTATGGTTTCTTCAATGATTTTTGGTCTGAATCTTCTGAGAAACCAATTATTCAGCATCTTAACTTCTACCATTCAAATCACAGAGCACTTAAATTAATGGTTTCAATGGCTGGGGTGCAACAAATTGAACCTTCATACAAATCTCAGTTCCGTTTTGAAAAAATTTGGCTCAATAATCAAGATTGTTTGGACATCATTTTCAAGAATTGGGTCAGCAATACTTTGAATGCTATATCTCAAACAATGAGTAATTTACAATCATGTGCTACTCATTTACAATCTTGGCACCATCACAAGTATGGAAATATGAAGCAGGACATTAAAGAGGCTCATAAACATGTGGAAGGGCTTTAG